The following are encoded in a window of Phycisphaerae bacterium genomic DNA:
- a CDS encoding DPP IV N-terminal domain-containing protein codes for MPINTRARMVRRGRGAVCAAIITTCLVGCTCFEKAKEESERPLPPPPPEPAMPAAQDAQITLFGELPELARLPFHPRANAPMKQHSFTAEGADFDVDVSPDGKNLVFASTRHSTQADLYMKTVDGVAVTQLTSDPAPDVQPCFSPDGKSIVFASNRSGNWDLWLIGTDNGQATQLTRSPWHEIHPSFSPDGRQVVYCMFNVRAEQWELWILQLDRPDARRMIGVGLFPRWSPKGDSILYQRARQRGGRWFSIWRIDLQDGEPRFPIELAASSQMAFIQPTWSPDGDWVAYGTALPQPVPADPAAGPLPPASRGDIWIMRADGTGPRQLTDGQGAHFGPCWAADGRVYFTSRQSGSENIWSVLAEAVAMPQTPLAADDSAAAPAGAHSAVVPAGNPRGG; via the coding sequence ATGCCAATCAACACACGGGCCAGAATGGTTCGCCGAGGTCGCGGGGCAGTATGTGCGGCTATCATCACCACGTGCCTCGTGGGATGCACCTGCTTCGAGAAGGCTAAGGAGGAGAGCGAACGACCGCTTCCTCCTCCGCCACCCGAGCCGGCCATGCCCGCGGCCCAGGACGCCCAGATCACCCTCTTCGGCGAACTCCCCGAGTTGGCCCGCTTACCCTTCCATCCCAGGGCCAACGCCCCGATGAAGCAGCACTCCTTCACCGCCGAGGGAGCGGATTTCGACGTCGACGTTTCACCGGATGGAAAGAATCTGGTATTCGCCTCAACCCGGCATTCCACGCAGGCCGACCTCTATATGAAGACGGTCGACGGTGTGGCCGTCACCCAGCTCACTTCCGATCCGGCGCCCGACGTTCAGCCCTGTTTCAGCCCCGACGGCAAGAGCATTGTTTTCGCGAGCAATCGTTCTGGCAACTGGGACCTTTGGCTCATCGGTACCGACAACGGCCAGGCAACGCAACTGACCCGATCACCCTGGCACGAGATTCACCCCTCGTTCTCACCCGACGGCCGGCAAGTAGTGTACTGCATGTTCAACGTCCGGGCCGAGCAATGGGAATTGTGGATCCTTCAACTTGATCGCCCCGATGCGCGGCGAATGATCGGCGTGGGCCTCTTCCCGCGGTGGAGCCCCAAAGGCGACAGCATTCTTTACCAGCGCGCACGCCAGCGCGGCGGCAGATGGTTCAGCATCTGGCGAATCGACCTTCAGGACGGCGAACCGCGATTCCCGATCGAATTGGCGGCCAGTTCGCAGATGGCCTTCATTCAGCCGACCTGGAGCCCGGATGGCGATTGGGTGGCATATGGAACTGCTCTGCCACAGCCGGTCCCGGCTGATCCCGCCGCCGGACCCCTGCCCCCTGCTTCGCGAGGCGACATCTGGATCATGCGGGCCGACGGAACCGGACCCCGGCAACTGACCGACGGCCAGGGGGCACACTTCGGGCCCTGCTGGGCGGCGGACGGTCGCGTCTACTTCACCAGCCGTCAGAGCGGTTCCGAGAATATCTGGTCAGTCCTTGCAGAGGCGGTCGCGATGCCCCAAACCCCGCTGGCGGCGGATGATAGCGCTGCCGCGCCCGCGGGTGCCCACAGCGCCGTCGTGCCCGCCGGCAACCCGCGGGGAGGATAA
- a CDS encoding prepilin-type N-terminal cleavage/methylation domain-containing protein, with protein MRRKNRCGFTLIELLVVVSIIALLIAILLPSLTMARELARRAACAANLSGIGKGFYTYAMDNGDSCPIAAPNSTMNPNPSPVEYYNMTGKNGGAGTLGDPGRQPSGSYWAQLSTTRTFWLLVKINGTSSRSFICPSSGDAPDNAENPADYWDFMAASPGTDQHRGWAANRNNETHVSYGTQVPYGSKGRPGIEADPRMALAADKGPYGGVSLGNPQIIAPPPGIDLRNVSPDECMPYNSGNHGGLGSGQGQVVLFVDSHAEFLNKPVVGAAMDNIYTAWNLNGNQPEPTSRYCGRRPSADLPSLVPAADSDTLIYP; from the coding sequence ATGAGGCGCAAGAACCGATGTGGTTTCACTCTCATTGAACTGCTGGTGGTGGTGTCGATTATCGCCCTGTTGATCGCGATTCTGCTGCCGAGCCTGACCATGGCCCGCGAATTGGCCAGGCGGGCAGCCTGCGCGGCCAATCTGAGCGGGATCGGCAAAGGTTTCTACACCTACGCGATGGACAACGGGGATTCTTGTCCGATTGCCGCCCCTAACTCGACGATGAATCCCAACCCGTCTCCGGTGGAGTACTACAACATGACCGGCAAGAACGGCGGCGCCGGAACTCTCGGCGACCCCGGCCGGCAGCCCAGCGGCAGCTATTGGGCCCAGTTGTCCACGACTCGGACCTTCTGGCTGCTGGTGAAGATCAACGGTACCTCGTCCCGTTCCTTCATCTGCCCGTCCAGCGGCGACGCGCCCGACAACGCCGAGAACCCGGCCGACTATTGGGATTTCATGGCTGCAAGCCCCGGGACGGACCAGCACCGCGGGTGGGCTGCCAACCGGAACAACGAGACCCATGTCAGCTACGGCACACAGGTTCCATACGGCTCCAAAGGCAGGCCGGGCATCGAAGCCGACCCGCGGATGGCCCTTGCCGCCGACAAGGGCCCATACGGCGGCGTATCGCTGGGTAATCCCCAGATCATTGCTCCGCCGCCGGGTATCGATTTGCGGAATGTCAGTCCCGACGAGTGCATGCCGTACAACTCCGGCAACCATGGCGGCCTGGGCAGCGGCCAGGGGCAAGTGGTGCTGTTCGTCGACAGCCACGCCGAGTTTCTGAACAAGCCGGTCGTCGGTGCGGCAATGGACAACATTTACACCGCCTGGAACCTGAACGGGAACCAGCCTGAGCCCACGTCGCGCTATTGCGGCAGGCGTCCATCGGCTGATCTGCCCTCGCTCGTTCCGGCAGCGGACAGCGACACGCTGATCTACCCGTGA
- a CDS encoding DNA strand exchange inhibitor protein, whose protein sequence is MDTHTLEKIDFDRVRQILAEHASCALGRAMVSKVRPVVREDLVRQWLRQIEEMIEASATIGLPPFGGVRDVREIVRSAIPPHLPEPAEFATVAETLEATHRIVRWGDKLSSASGELRRVCDKIGDFQAIADVIHRVIDGSGEVRDDASAKLRAIRTEIANARISIGHVFDRILRDRHVTRWLRYANATFHEDRLVLPLAAEHRGRVPGIVHRSSDSGATLFVEPAEAVELNNRIITLKNDEQTEISRLLWNLTHQLHLNSVEILKTLDALAILDLIAAKARFARSYDLHIPQISNDGSLRLRQARHLLLVEMQKQAAGRGEKREVVPIDIRLGDDFDILIITGPNTGGKTVVLKTVALACTMAQAGLPIPAAEGSRVPIYHDILVDIGDEQSLQQSLSTFSSHISRVMAMIKHARPGTLMLIDELGAGTDPEEGAALGRAIVAELLKRKCPALVTTHLGVLKSLAYTEPRAENACVDFDAQTLRPTYRLLIGEPGNSNAINIASRLGLPPHIVKAARAFLADSHQQLSRAIAGTLQSRRLAELARQQSEAARVEAEKQQAAAENARRELEEQQARFERWVAMILSLQPGHRVLVRRFDREGTIVRMLLHKQMAVVSVGAMEMEVPIKELLPVTDDH, encoded by the coding sequence GTGGACACGCACACGCTGGAGAAGATTGATTTCGATCGTGTTCGTCAGATCCTGGCAGAACATGCGAGCTGCGCGCTGGGACGGGCAATGGTCTCGAAGGTAAGACCCGTCGTGCGGGAGGACCTTGTTCGGCAATGGCTCCGGCAGATCGAGGAGATGATCGAGGCGAGCGCCACGATCGGACTCCCGCCGTTTGGGGGCGTTCGGGATGTTCGGGAAATCGTCCGTTCGGCCATTCCCCCCCACCTGCCGGAGCCGGCTGAGTTCGCCACCGTTGCCGAGACGCTCGAGGCGACTCACCGGATCGTCCGCTGGGGCGACAAGCTGAGCTCGGCATCCGGCGAACTGCGGCGAGTCTGCGACAAGATCGGCGACTTCCAGGCCATCGCGGACGTCATCCATCGAGTTATTGACGGCAGCGGCGAGGTTCGCGACGACGCCAGTGCCAAGCTCCGGGCCATTCGGACGGAGATTGCCAATGCCCGCATCAGCATCGGGCACGTATTCGACCGCATCCTTCGCGACCGGCATGTGACCCGCTGGCTGCGGTACGCCAATGCCACTTTTCACGAAGATCGACTTGTCCTGCCGCTGGCGGCCGAGCACCGCGGGCGGGTACCGGGTATCGTGCACCGCAGCTCCGATTCGGGGGCCACGCTGTTTGTCGAGCCGGCCGAGGCCGTCGAACTGAACAACCGGATCATCACCCTCAAGAACGACGAGCAAACAGAGATCAGCCGCCTGCTCTGGAACCTGACACACCAGTTGCACCTCAACAGCGTGGAAATCCTCAAGACTCTGGATGCCCTGGCCATCCTGGACCTGATCGCGGCCAAGGCGCGGTTTGCCCGATCCTACGACCTGCACATTCCGCAGATCTCCAACGACGGCTCGCTGCGACTTCGGCAGGCAAGGCATCTCCTGCTGGTCGAGATGCAAAAACAGGCGGCGGGCCGCGGCGAAAAGCGCGAGGTCGTACCGATCGATATTCGCCTTGGGGATGATTTTGACATCCTGATCATCACCGGACCGAACACCGGCGGCAAGACCGTGGTTCTCAAGACAGTCGCACTGGCCTGCACGATGGCCCAGGCGGGCCTGCCCATACCCGCGGCCGAGGGAAGCCGCGTGCCGATCTATCACGATATTCTGGTGGACATCGGAGACGAACAGAGCCTTCAGCAGTCGCTCAGCACTTTCAGCTCCCATATCTCGCGGGTGATGGCCATGATCAAACACGCACGGCCGGGTACGCTGATGCTCATCGATGAGCTCGGCGCGGGCACCGACCCGGAGGAGGGCGCCGCCCTGGGGCGAGCCATTGTGGCTGAGCTGCTCAAACGCAAGTGTCCGGCCCTGGTGACCACTCATCTGGGAGTGCTGAAGAGCCTGGCGTATACGGAGCCCCGCGCGGAAAACGCCTGTGTGGACTTCGACGCCCAGACGTTACGGCCGACGTACCGCCTGCTGATCGGCGAGCCGGGTAACAGCAACGCCATCAATATCGCCTCACGACTGGGCCTGCCGCCGCACATCGTCAAGGCGGCTCGGGCCTTCCTGGCCGACTCGCATCAGCAGCTCAGCCGCGCGATTGCCGGCACGTTGCAGTCGCGCCGCCTGGCGGAGCTGGCACGGCAGCAATCCGAAGCCGCTCGTGTCGAAGCGGAAAAGCAGCAGGCAGCCGCCGAAAACGCCCGTCGCGAACTCGAAGAGCAGCAGGCCCGCTTCGAACGTTGGGTCGCAATGATTCTTTCGCTCCAGCCCGGCCACCGCGTGCTCGTCCGGCGCTTCGACCGCGAGGGCACCATCGTCCGCATGCTCCTGCACAAGCAGATGGCCGTCGTCTCGGTCGGGGCGATGGAGATGGAAGTTCCGATCAAGGAGCTCTTGCCTGTGACGGACGATCATTGA
- the xerC gene encoding tyrosine recombinase XerC gives MSETTLIDEFLNYLRFERHFSPHTAKCYAADLHQFVEFLGGPADFQGSTPPSTTTGQPPAGGAAPAAPTRAQVDTREVLKGVQTEDVRRFLAFLTDREYSKSTTARKLATLRSFYKFCLKRGYVSANPLSAIRTPKQEKRLPKFLEEDEVRKLLETPDVSTLLGARDRAMLETMYSTGVRVSELVDLNIEDVDTANECLHIHGKGKKERLTPISPTALAWIKHYMDMRRADPRASTFDQKPVFVNKHGKRLSTRSVRRKLDKYLSICGLDPSISPHTLRHSFATHMLNRGADLRAVQELLGHQSLSTTQIYTHVTTSRMKQAYDNAHPRA, from the coding sequence ATGAGTGAAACGACCTTGATCGATGAATTCCTTAATTACCTTCGTTTTGAGCGGCACTTCTCTCCGCATACCGCCAAATGCTACGCAGCCGATCTGCACCAGTTCGTGGAGTTCCTTGGCGGCCCGGCGGACTTTCAGGGCTCAACCCCCCCCTCCACAACGACTGGGCAGCCTCCGGCCGGCGGAGCAGCCCCTGCCGCGCCGACACGCGCCCAGGTTGACACCCGTGAAGTCCTCAAAGGCGTCCAGACCGAGGACGTGCGGAGGTTCCTGGCCTTCCTGACCGACCGCGAGTACTCAAAGAGCACGACCGCCAGGAAGCTGGCCACCTTGCGCAGCTTCTACAAGTTCTGCCTAAAGCGCGGTTATGTCTCGGCCAACCCGCTTTCGGCCATCCGTACGCCGAAGCAGGAGAAGCGCCTGCCGAAGTTCCTCGAGGAGGACGAGGTCCGCAAGCTCCTTGAGACCCCCGACGTGTCCACGCTGCTTGGCGCACGCGACCGCGCCATGCTGGAGACCATGTACTCCACCGGGGTTCGCGTAAGCGAACTGGTCGACCTCAATATCGAGGATGTGGATACCGCCAACGAGTGCTTGCACATCCACGGCAAGGGAAAGAAAGAGCGGCTCACGCCGATCTCGCCCACCGCCCTGGCCTGGATCAAACACTATATGGACATGCGCCGGGCCGACCCGCGAGCGTCGACCTTCGACCAGAAGCCCGTGTTCGTCAACAAGCACGGGAAACGCCTCAGCACTCGAAGCGTGCGCCGCAAACTCGACAAGTACCTGTCCATCTGCGGCCTGGACCCGTCCATCAGCCCCCACACGCTGCGGCACAGCTTCGCGACCCACATGCTTAACCGCGGCGCCGACCTGCGCGCGGTCCAGGAGCTGCTCGGTCATCAGTCTTTGTCCACCACCCAGATCTACACCCACGTGACCACCAGCCGAATGAAACAGGCATACGACAACGCTCATCCGAGGGCTTGA